A region from the Mustela erminea isolate mMusErm1 chromosome 10, mMusErm1.Pri, whole genome shotgun sequence genome encodes:
- the HMGCL gene encoding hydroxymethylglutaryl-CoA lyase, mitochondrial isoform X2 → MATMRNALPRRLVGLASLRAVSTSSLGTFPKRVKIVEVGARDGLQNEKNIVSTSTKIKLIDMLSEAGLPVIEATSFVSPKWVPQMADNAEVLKGIQKFPGINYPVLTPNIKGFQAAIAAGAKEVTVFVAASELFTKKNTNCSIEESLQRSDEILRAARAAGIPVRGYVSCVLGCPYEGKISPAKVAEVTKKMYSMGCYEISLGDTIGVGTPGIMKDMLSAVMHEVPVAALAVHCHDTYGQALANTLVALQMGVSVVDSSVAGLGGCPYAQGASGNLATEDLVYMLSGLGIHTGVNLQKLLEAGTFICQALNRKTSSKVAQAT, encoded by the exons ATGGCGACCATGAGGAACGCGCTGCCGCGGAGACTGGTGGGCTTAGCGTCTCTCCGGGCT GTCAGCACCTCTTCTCTGGGTACTTTCCCAAAGCGAGTGAAAATTGTGGAAGTTGGTGCCCGAGATGGACTACAGAATGAAAAG AATATCGTATCTACTTCTACAAAAATCAAGCTGATAGACATGCTTTCTGAAGCAGGACTCCCCGTTATAGAAGCCACCAGCTTTGTGTCCCCCAAGTGGGTGCCCCAG ATGGCTGACAATGCTGAAGTTTTGAAGGGCATCCAGAAATTTCCTGGCATCAACTACCCAGTCCTGACCCCAAATATCAAAGGCTTCCAGGCAGCG ATTGCCGCTGGAGCCAAGGAGGTGACGGTCTTTGTTGCTGCCTCAGAGCTGTTCACCAAGAAGAACACCAATTGCTCCATTGAGGAGAGTTTACAGCGATCTGACGAGATCCTGAGGGCAGCTCGGGCCGCCGGTATCCCCGTGCGTGG GTATGTCTCCTGTGTGCTTGGATGCCCCTATGAAGGGAAGATCTCCCCGGCCAAAGTAGCTGAG GTCACCAAGAAGATGTACTCGATGGGCTGCTACGAGATCTCCCTGGGGGACACCATCGGTGTGGgcactcctgggatcatgaaggaCATGCTATCTGCGGTCATGCACGAGGTGCCTGTGGCTGCCCTAGCTGTCCACTGCCATGACACCTATGGCCAGGCCCTGGCCAACACCTTGGTGGCCCTGCAG ATGGGAGTGAGTGTCGTGGACTCTTCTGTGGCAGGACTCGGAGGCTGTCCCTATGCACAGGGGGCATCCGGAAACTTGGCCACTGAGGACCTCGTCTACATGCTGTCTGGCTTAGGCATTCACACG GGTGTGAACCTCCAGAAGCTCCTGGAAGCTGGGACCTTTATCTGCCAAGCCCTGAACAGAAAAACCAGCTCCAAAGTGGCTCAGGCTACCT AA
- the HMGCL gene encoding hydroxymethylglutaryl-CoA lyase, mitochondrial isoform X1, with amino-acid sequence MATMRNALPRRLVGLASLRAVSTSSLGTFPKRVKIVEVGARDGLQNEKNIVSTSTKIKLIDMLSEAGLPVIEATSFVSPKWVPQMADNAEVLKGIQKFPGINYPVLTPNIKGFQAAIAAGAKEVTVFVAASELFTKKNTNCSIEESLQRSDEILRAARAAGIPVRGYVSCVLGCPYEGKISPAKVAEVTKKMYSMGCYEISLGDTIGVGTPGIMKDMLSAVMHEVPVAALAVHCHDTYGQALANTLVALQMGVSVVDSSVAGLGGCPYAQGASGNLATEDLVYMLSGLGIHTGVNLQKLLEAGTFICQALNRKTSSKVAQATCKL; translated from the exons ATGGCGACCATGAGGAACGCGCTGCCGCGGAGACTGGTGGGCTTAGCGTCTCTCCGGGCT GTCAGCACCTCTTCTCTGGGTACTTTCCCAAAGCGAGTGAAAATTGTGGAAGTTGGTGCCCGAGATGGACTACAGAATGAAAAG AATATCGTATCTACTTCTACAAAAATCAAGCTGATAGACATGCTTTCTGAAGCAGGACTCCCCGTTATAGAAGCCACCAGCTTTGTGTCCCCCAAGTGGGTGCCCCAG ATGGCTGACAATGCTGAAGTTTTGAAGGGCATCCAGAAATTTCCTGGCATCAACTACCCAGTCCTGACCCCAAATATCAAAGGCTTCCAGGCAGCG ATTGCCGCTGGAGCCAAGGAGGTGACGGTCTTTGTTGCTGCCTCAGAGCTGTTCACCAAGAAGAACACCAATTGCTCCATTGAGGAGAGTTTACAGCGATCTGACGAGATCCTGAGGGCAGCTCGGGCCGCCGGTATCCCCGTGCGTGG GTATGTCTCCTGTGTGCTTGGATGCCCCTATGAAGGGAAGATCTCCCCGGCCAAAGTAGCTGAG GTCACCAAGAAGATGTACTCGATGGGCTGCTACGAGATCTCCCTGGGGGACACCATCGGTGTGGgcactcctgggatcatgaaggaCATGCTATCTGCGGTCATGCACGAGGTGCCTGTGGCTGCCCTAGCTGTCCACTGCCATGACACCTATGGCCAGGCCCTGGCCAACACCTTGGTGGCCCTGCAG ATGGGAGTGAGTGTCGTGGACTCTTCTGTGGCAGGACTCGGAGGCTGTCCCTATGCACAGGGGGCATCCGGAAACTTGGCCACTGAGGACCTCGTCTACATGCTGTCTGGCTTAGGCATTCACACG GGTGTGAACCTCCAGAAGCTCCTGGAAGCTGGGACCTTTATCTGCCAAGCCCTGAACAGAAAAACCAGCTCCAAAGTGGCTCAGGCTACCTGTAAGCTGTAA
- the HMGCL gene encoding hydroxymethylglutaryl-CoA lyase, mitochondrial isoform X3, translating to MATMRNALPRRLVGLASLRAVSTSSLGTFPKRVKIVEVGARDGLQNEKNIVSTSTKIKLIDMLSEAGLPVIEATSFVSPKWVPQIAAGAKEVTVFVAASELFTKKNTNCSIEESLQRSDEILRAARAAGIPVRGYVSCVLGCPYEGKISPAKVAEVTKKMYSMGCYEISLGDTIGVGTPGIMKDMLSAVMHEVPVAALAVHCHDTYGQALANTLVALQMGVSVVDSSVAGLGGCPYAQGASGNLATEDLVYMLSGLGIHTGVNLQKLLEAGTFICQALNRKTSSKVAQATCKL from the exons ATGGCGACCATGAGGAACGCGCTGCCGCGGAGACTGGTGGGCTTAGCGTCTCTCCGGGCT GTCAGCACCTCTTCTCTGGGTACTTTCCCAAAGCGAGTGAAAATTGTGGAAGTTGGTGCCCGAGATGGACTACAGAATGAAAAG AATATCGTATCTACTTCTACAAAAATCAAGCTGATAGACATGCTTTCTGAAGCAGGACTCCCCGTTATAGAAGCCACCAGCTTTGTGTCCCCCAAGTGGGTGCCCCAG ATTGCCGCTGGAGCCAAGGAGGTGACGGTCTTTGTTGCTGCCTCAGAGCTGTTCACCAAGAAGAACACCAATTGCTCCATTGAGGAGAGTTTACAGCGATCTGACGAGATCCTGAGGGCAGCTCGGGCCGCCGGTATCCCCGTGCGTGG GTATGTCTCCTGTGTGCTTGGATGCCCCTATGAAGGGAAGATCTCCCCGGCCAAAGTAGCTGAG GTCACCAAGAAGATGTACTCGATGGGCTGCTACGAGATCTCCCTGGGGGACACCATCGGTGTGGgcactcctgggatcatgaaggaCATGCTATCTGCGGTCATGCACGAGGTGCCTGTGGCTGCCCTAGCTGTCCACTGCCATGACACCTATGGCCAGGCCCTGGCCAACACCTTGGTGGCCCTGCAG ATGGGAGTGAGTGTCGTGGACTCTTCTGTGGCAGGACTCGGAGGCTGTCCCTATGCACAGGGGGCATCCGGAAACTTGGCCACTGAGGACCTCGTCTACATGCTGTCTGGCTTAGGCATTCACACG GGTGTGAACCTCCAGAAGCTCCTGGAAGCTGGGACCTTTATCTGCCAAGCCCTGAACAGAAAAACCAGCTCCAAAGTGGCTCAGGCTACCTGTAAGCTGTAA